In Symphalangus syndactylus isolate Jambi chromosome 6, NHGRI_mSymSyn1-v2.1_pri, whole genome shotgun sequence, a genomic segment contains:
- the LOC129485267 gene encoding LOW QUALITY PROTEIN: olfactory receptor 5P4-like (The sequence of the model RefSeq protein was modified relative to this genomic sequence to represent the inferred CDS: deleted 1 base in 1 codon), protein METENNTAVTEFIILGLTDKSMLCAIFFMVFLAVYIVTILGNTSIILLTQSSPQIHTPMYLFLSHLAFVDIGYSTSVMPIMLISFLREKMTIPVTGCIAQLGSDVMFGITECYLLATMAYDRYVAICSPLLYAIQMHPIICFLLLGASYLGGCMNASSFTGCLMNLSFCGPNKINHFFCDLFPLLRLSCGHVYIAEISPAISSASVLISTLFTIIVSYIYILHSILKMRSTEGRRKAFSTCTSHLTAVTLFYGTILFVYVTPKSSYSANQVKVASVIYTVVIPMLNPLIYSLRNKEVKDAMRKLMARTHWFS, encoded by the exons ATGGAGACTGAAAACAATACAGCAGTGACAGAGTTCATTATTTTGGGATTAACAGACAAATCC ATGCTATGTGCCATTTTCTTCATGGTTTTTCTAGCAGTTTATATAGTTACCATACTGGGAAATACTAGCATAATCCTCTTAACCCAAAGCAGCCCACAGATTCACACCCCAATGTACCTTTTTCTCAGCCATTTGGCTTTTGTGGACATTGGGTATTCCACATCGGTTATGCCAATCat gctCATCAGTTTCTTAAGAGAGAAAATGACTATTCCTGTCACGGGCTGTATAGCACAGCTTGGCTCTGATGTCATGTTTGGAATCACAGAGTGCTACCTGCTGGCCACTATGGCCTATGATCGCTATGTGGCTATCTGCTCTCCCTTGCTTTACGCCATCCAAATGCACCCAATCATCTGCTTCCTCCTACTGGGAGCCTCCTACCTGGGCGGATGCATGAATGCTTCATCTTTTACAGGCTGTTTGATGAACCTGTCCTTCTGTGGTCCAAATAAAATCAACCACTTTTTCTGTGACCTCTTCCCACTCTTGAGGCTTTCTTGTGGCCATGTTTACATTGCTGAAATATCCCCTGCCATCTCCTCTGCATCTGTCCTTATCAGCACGCTGTTTACCATAATCGTATCCTACATCTACATCCTCCACTCCATCCTGAAGATGCGCTCTactgagggaaggaggaaggcttTCTCCACCTGCACTTCCCACCTCACTGCAGTCACTTTGTTCTATGGgaccattttgtttgtttatgtaacGCCCAAGTCAAGCTATTCAGCGAATCAGGTCAAAGTGGCATCTGTGATCTACACGGTGGTGATTCCCATGCTGAACCCCCTCATCTACAGTCTCAGGaataaggaggtgaaagatgCCATGAGGAAATTGATGGCAAGAACACATTGGTTTTCCTGA
- the OR5P2 gene encoding LOW QUALITY PROTEIN: olfactory receptor 5P2 (The sequence of the model RefSeq protein was modified relative to this genomic sequence to represent the inferred CDS: inserted 1 base in 1 codon; substituted 1 base at 1 genomic stop codon) codes for MDSLEDGNHTAVTEFILLSLTDDPILRVILFMVILCIYLVTMSGNLSTIILIRISSQLDHPVYIFLSHLAFVDMGYSSSATPNMLVKFLMERNTISYLGRAIQLSSAFFFGTAECFLLAAMAYDCFVAICSPLLYSTKMSTKVCVQLLIVXYIGGFLSASSSTFSFLSLFFCGPNRVSHFFCDFTPLLELSCSDTCIPAVIPSFSAGSIIVVTVCVIAVSYIYILITILKMCFTERHHKAFSTCTSHLTAVTLFYGTITFIYVMPNSSYSTDXNKVVSVFYMVVIPMLNPLIYSLRNKEIKGALKRELKRQILSIDAYFNSRYGSQAIFTVQ; via the exons ATGGATTCCCTGGAGGATGGGAATCACACTGCTGTGACGGAGTTCATCTTATTGAGCTTAACAGATGATCCAATCCTTCGAGTCATCCTCTTCATGGTTATCCTATGCATCTACCTGGTGACCATGTCTGGCAATCTCAGCACAATCATTCTTATCAGAATCTCTTCTCAGCTTGATCATCCTGTGTACATTTTTCTGAGCCACCTGGCTTTTGTTGACATGGGCTATTCATCTTCTGCCACACCCAACATGCTTGTGAAATTCCTCATGGAGAGAAATACAATCTCTTACCTTGGACGTGCCATCCAGCTTAGTTCAGCGTTTTTCTTTGGGACAGCCGAATGCTTCCTTCTGGCTGCCATGGCTTATGATTGCTTTGTGGCAATTTGCAGCCCACTGCTTTATTCAACCAAAATGTCCACAAAAGTCTGTGTTCAGCTACTCATAG CTTATATAGGTGGTTTTCTTAGCGCTTCCTCCTctaccttttccttcctttctttattcttctgtGGACCAAATCGAGTCAGTCATTTTTTCTGTGATTTTACTCCTTTACTTGAGCTCTCCTGCTCTGATACCTGTATCCCTGCAGTCATTCCCTCATTTTCTGCTGGCTCCATCATTGTGGTCACTGTGTGTGTCATAGCCGTTTCCTACATCTACATCCTCATCACCATCCTCAAGATGTGCTTCACTGAAAGGCACCACAAGGCCTTCTCCACCTGCACTTCCCACCTCACTGCAGTCACTCTGTTCTATGGGACCATTACCTTCATTTATGTGATGcccaattccagctactcaactGACTAGAACAAGGTGGTGTCTGTGTTCTACATGGTGGTGATTCCCATGTTAAACCCCCTGATCTACAGCCTTAGGAACAAAGAGATTAAAGGGGCTCTGAAGAGAGAGCTTAAAA